One genomic segment of Ehrlichia chaffeensis str. Arkansas includes these proteins:
- a CDS encoding proton-conducting transporter membrane subunit has product MHFLKDLTSGFSLLSIVLLPFTSAFLILILKKTKYAQEVISIFSSCTLFYSVFETYKLQLMNNNSELCIKLYEFIDPQIQIALKTETLSIIFGLLASFLWVITTIYSISYMKKNDTNNSKQPIFYACFAMSIGCTMGIAFSANLLTLFIFYELLTISTYPLITYHINTQSQISGRYYIGILLGTSMLLFLPAILIIYNVSGTLDFTTNGILPTNISSSLLMGLLLLLIYGIGKAALMPTHLWLPQAMVAPTPVSALLHAVAVVKSGVFTIIKILLYIIGLEKLNTLVQEHNNIIMYISGITIILASLTAIKQTNLKKLLAYSTISQLSYIVMAASLYTEYAIKVSIFQMISHAFAKITLFFAAGAIYTKTGKKYLYELHGIGISMPITMVAFSIGAIAMIGIPPAPTFWGKFFILSEALSQNNITVALVLVSSTVLNTIYFLPIIYNAFSTSYNFKYAEAPVPMLISIVTTAVCTLLLFFFPDMIFDIF; this is encoded by the coding sequence ATGCATTTTCTTAAGGATTTAACATCAGGATTTTCTTTACTATCTATAGTTTTACTACCATTTACATCTGCTTTTTTAATATTAATATTAAAGAAAACTAAATATGCACAAGAAGTTATAAGTATATTTTCCTCATGTACCTTATTCTACTCAGTATTTGAAACATATAAACTGCAGCTCATGAATAATAATTCAGAGTTATGTATAAAATTATATGAATTCATTGATCCTCAGATACAAATTGCATTAAAAACTGAAACATTAAGCATAATATTTGGCTTGTTAGCTTCATTTTTATGGGTAATCACTACCATCTATAGTATCAGTTACATGAAAAAAAATGATACAAACAACAGCAAACAACCCATATTTTATGCATGTTTTGCAATGAGCATTGGATGTACAATGGGTATAGCATTTTCAGCAAATCTACTCACACTATTTATATTTTATGAATTATTGACCATAAGTACATACCCACTCATTACATACCATATCAACACTCAGTCACAAATTTCTGGCAGATACTATATAGGAATATTATTAGGAACTTCAATGCTGTTATTTTTACCAGCAATTTTAATAATATATAATGTAAGTGGCACACTAGATTTTACCACAAATGGTATATTACCAACAAATATCTCCAGCAGTTTACTCATGGGGTTATTACTACTATTAATTTATGGAATTGGAAAAGCCGCATTAATGCCTACACATTTATGGTTACCACAAGCCATGGTAGCCCCTACTCCAGTTAGCGCATTATTACATGCTGTAGCAGTCGTAAAATCCGGAGTATTTACCATAATCAAAATCCTATTATACATTATAGGATTAGAAAAGTTAAACACACTTGTCCAAGAACACAATAATATAATTATGTATATTTCAGGAATCACAATTATATTAGCATCCTTAACAGCAATTAAACAAACTAACCTAAAAAAGTTACTTGCATATTCAACAATATCACAACTCTCATACATAGTAATGGCAGCATCATTATATACAGAGTATGCAATTAAGGTCTCTATATTCCAAATGATATCGCATGCTTTTGCAAAAATCACATTATTTTTTGCTGCAGGAGCAATATACACAAAAACAGGGAAAAAATACTTATATGAACTTCATGGAATAGGTATATCAATGCCTATTACTATGGTTGCATTTTCTATTGGAGCCATTGCAATGATAGGTATACCTCCTGCTCCTACATTTTGGGGAAAGTTCTTTATTCTCTCAGAAGCATTAAGTCAGAATAATATCACAGTAGCATTAGTATTAGTATCAAGCACTGTATTAAATACAATATATTTTCTCCCTATTATATATAATGCATTTTCTACATCTTATAATTTTAAGTATGCAGAAGCCCCAGTACCAATGCTTATATCTATAGTTACAACCGCAGTATGCACACTATTACTATTCTTTTTCCCGGATATGATTTTTGATATTTTTTAA
- the ppdK gene encoding pyruvate, phosphate dikinase, whose translation MSEKLIYYFSKTKCDGSLTLSHILGGKGANLAEMCNIGVDVPPGFTVSTAVCNYYYQHSKLPDNIFSLVENAIEFLNNEVNLKFGDNDNPLLFSVRSGSVSSMPGMLDTILNVGLNDNTVIGLAKKSGEFFAYDSYRRLIQMYAHTVLQIESNLFEEVICKKKREAGIPVNSQISDPNILKEIIIEFKKIVSTHTNKDFPQDVHEQLYNSIDAVFRSWMNKRAVIYRKIHNIPDNLGTAVNVQSMVFGNMSQNSATGVVFTRNPSTGEKEIFGEFLVNAQGEDVVSGTHIPLPLNKMQELMPQPYSDLEKVCQKLELHYREMQDVEFTIENGKLWILQSRPGKRSIQSAVKIAVDMVEEKLISREEAILRIDYKSFSKLFHPILENNTNINIIARGLPASPGAATGYAAFTPNDAEQFRKDGKNAILIRQETNPEDINGMNSSVGIITLRGGMTSHAAVVARGMGKPCICSANGIFIDKSEQFFYTNTGLKVHKGDNITINGCNGEVILGTIKTVTPKLSESFYKLMQWVDEIRILKVMANADTPEDTDIAMNFQADGIGLCRTEHMFFSDKRISIVQEMIVSDTKEERIAALEKLEVMQKEDFKKIFKSTINKQVTIRLLDPPLHEFLPDNDNAINEVSVRTGKSLEKLRNKVLYLSEKNPMLGHRGCRLAISYPEIYEMQVRAIFLAIKELQEETDITGIVPEIMIPLVMNEKELVIIKELISNVAQQFNNPKYSIGTMIELPKAALIADKIAQHAQFFSFGTNDLTQTTLGVSRDDSASFIEIYKDLEIIKQDPFETLDIEGVGKLISIAVDLGRKSSPNIKIGICGEHGGNFDSIQFFAKLNLNYISCSPYRIPTARLIAAQAAIMNRV comes from the coding sequence ATGAGTGAAAAATTAATATATTATTTTAGTAAAACAAAGTGTGATGGAAGTCTTACATTAAGTCATATCCTAGGTGGTAAAGGCGCAAATCTAGCAGAAATGTGTAATATTGGTGTAGATGTACCACCTGGGTTTACAGTATCAACAGCTGTATGCAACTATTATTATCAACACAGTAAGTTACCTGATAACATATTCAGCTTGGTAGAAAATGCTATTGAATTTTTAAATAATGAAGTAAATTTAAAATTTGGTGATAACGATAATCCTCTTCTATTCTCAGTAAGATCAGGAAGTGTTAGCTCTATGCCGGGAATGCTAGATACAATATTAAATGTAGGATTAAATGATAACACAGTAATAGGGTTAGCAAAAAAAAGTGGTGAATTCTTTGCTTATGATAGTTACCGTAGACTCATACAGATGTATGCACATACAGTATTACAAATAGAGAGTAATTTATTTGAAGAAGTAATATGTAAAAAAAAAAGAGAAGCTGGTATCCCAGTAAATAGTCAAATATCAGACCCCAATATACTAAAAGAAATAATAATTGAATTTAAAAAAATAGTCAGTACTCATACTAACAAAGATTTTCCTCAAGATGTTCATGAACAACTATATAATTCAATAGACGCAGTTTTCAGATCATGGATGAATAAACGAGCGGTTATATATAGAAAAATACACAACATACCGGATAATTTAGGAACAGCTGTTAACGTACAATCCATGGTATTTGGTAATATGAGTCAAAATTCTGCTACAGGCGTTGTATTTACCCGTAATCCATCAACTGGAGAAAAAGAAATCTTTGGAGAATTTTTAGTAAACGCACAAGGAGAAGATGTAGTATCTGGAACTCATATTCCATTACCACTAAATAAAATGCAGGAATTAATGCCACAACCTTACAGTGATTTAGAAAAGGTATGTCAAAAACTAGAACTACATTACCGTGAAATGCAAGATGTAGAATTTACAATAGAAAACGGTAAGTTATGGATTTTACAGTCTAGACCAGGAAAACGCAGTATTCAATCTGCCGTCAAAATAGCAGTAGACATGGTAGAAGAAAAATTAATTTCAAGAGAAGAAGCAATACTAAGAATTGATTACAAATCATTCAGTAAGTTATTCCATCCAATACTTGAAAATAATACAAATATCAATATTATCGCACGAGGGCTACCAGCATCTCCGGGTGCAGCAACTGGATATGCAGCATTTACCCCTAATGATGCAGAACAATTCAGAAAAGACGGAAAAAATGCTATACTAATACGCCAAGAAACCAATCCAGAAGATATAAATGGAATGAACAGTTCTGTAGGTATTATCACATTAAGAGGTGGAATGACCTCTCATGCAGCAGTAGTAGCCAGGGGTATGGGTAAGCCCTGTATCTGTAGTGCAAATGGGATATTTATAGATAAGAGTGAGCAATTTTTTTATACGAACACAGGACTTAAAGTACATAAGGGTGACAACATCACAATAAATGGATGTAATGGAGAAGTAATTCTAGGAACTATAAAAACAGTCACCCCTAAATTAAGTGAGAGTTTTTACAAACTAATGCAGTGGGTAGATGAAATAAGAATACTCAAAGTAATGGCAAATGCTGATACCCCAGAAGATACAGATATAGCTATGAACTTCCAAGCCGATGGAATAGGATTATGTCGCACAGAACATATGTTTTTTTCTGACAAGAGAATAAGTATTGTACAAGAAATGATTGTATCTGATACAAAAGAAGAGAGAATAGCAGCACTAGAAAAACTTGAAGTTATGCAGAAAGAAGATTTTAAAAAAATCTTCAAATCTACAATCAATAAGCAAGTGACCATTAGATTACTCGACCCTCCATTACATGAATTTCTTCCAGATAATGACAATGCAATAAATGAAGTTTCAGTAAGAACTGGTAAATCTTTAGAGAAATTAAGGAACAAGGTTCTATACTTATCTGAAAAGAATCCAATGCTGGGACATCGTGGATGCAGACTTGCTATATCATACCCTGAAATATATGAAATGCAAGTTAGGGCAATCTTTCTCGCAATAAAAGAACTACAAGAAGAAACAGACATAACAGGAATAGTGCCTGAAATAATGATACCCCTAGTTATGAATGAAAAAGAGCTTGTTATCATTAAAGAATTAATTAGTAATGTAGCACAGCAATTTAATAATCCAAAGTATTCAATAGGGACAATGATAGAGTTACCCAAAGCAGCTCTAATTGCAGATAAAATTGCTCAACATGCTCAATTTTTTAGTTTTGGAACAAACGATCTTACTCAAACTACTTTAGGAGTATCTAGAGATGATTCTGCAAGCTTTATTGAAATATATAAGGATTTAGAAATAATAAAACAAGACCCTTTTGAAACCTTAGATATTGAAGGAGTAGGTAAATTAATATCAATTGCTGTAGATTTGGGTAGGAAATCTTCTCCGAATATTAAAATCGGTATATGCGGAGAACATGGTGGGAACTTTGATTCCATACAATTCTTTGCAAAACTGAATCTAAATTATATTTCTTGTTCTCCATATAGAATTCCAACAGCAAGGTTAATAGCTGCACAAGCTGCTATTATGAACAGAGTGTAG
- a CDS encoding RDD family protein, with amino-acid sequence MTIKKTKTANIIKRVLASIIDHVILSLLNYPIVLLTNDITIIPFIFNVLSSCYYYTYFLSSKTQASIGQKILNIHTIRCDHKKIDIRLAFDRSLSEFLCPTILMMSIQAINMNINNIFIVSIIFLITMVTFVTSTCWYLIALFSQKNQTLHDIMFNTMVVDNE; translated from the coding sequence ATGACTATAAAAAAAACTAAAACCGCAAATATAATAAAAAGGGTATTGGCAAGCATTATTGACCATGTAATTCTATCATTACTTAACTACCCCATTGTACTGTTAACAAACGATATAACAATTATACCATTTATTTTTAATGTATTAAGTAGTTGTTACTATTACACATATTTTTTATCCTCCAAAACACAAGCATCTATTGGACAAAAAATATTAAACATACACACTATACGTTGTGATCATAAAAAAATTGATATTCGGCTAGCATTTGATAGATCATTATCAGAATTTCTCTGCCCTACTATCCTGATGATGAGCATACAAGCAATAAATATGAACATTAATAATATTTTTATAGTAAGTATTATATTTTTGATTACCATGGTAACATTTGTAACATCAACATGTTGGTATTTAATTGCGTTATTTTCACAAAAGAATCAAACCTTACATGATATCATGTTTAACACCATGGTAGTAGATAATGAGTAA
- a CDS encoding HAD family hydrolase, whose translation MKQPTAVIFDWYNTLIDTSINIDRTTFYQVLDQMGYKNIDLDSIPNSTIPKYLITLLGKRWKEATILYENSLEKSQKSDNFMLNDGAIELLDTLKENNITMAIVSNKNGERLRSEIHHKNLTHYFDSIIGSGDTGTIKPSPEPVLAALTNINIEPSKEVFFIGDSISDIQSAIEAGCLPIKYGSTNIIKDILSFKNFYDIRNFICQLINI comes from the coding sequence ATGAAACAACCAACAGCAGTAATATTCGATTGGTACAATACACTAATTGATACCAGTATTAATATCGATCGTACAACTTTTTACCAAGTATTGGATCAGATGGGATATAAAAATATAGATCTGGACTCTATTCCCAATTCTACAATACCAAAATATCTAATCACATTACTAGGGAAAAGGTGGAAAGAAGCAACCATCTTGTATGAGAACAGTCTAGAGAAATCACAAAAATCAGACAATTTCATGCTGAATGATGGAGCTATTGAATTATTAGATACACTAAAAGAAAATAATATCACCATGGCAATTGTAAGCAATAAGAATGGTGAACGTTTACGATCTGAAATACATCATAAAAATCTAACACACTATTTTGACTCTATCATCGGCTCTGGAGATACAGGAACTATAAAACCATCCCCTGAACCAGTATTAGCAGCATTGACAAATATAAATATTGAACCAAGCAAAGAAGTATTTTTCATAGGAGATAGTATATCAGATATACAAAGTGCAATTGAAGCGGGATGCCTACCCATAAAATACGGTAGCACCAATATTATAAAGGATATTCTTTCTTTTAAAAATTTTTATGATATTCGTAACTTTATCTGTCAATTAATAAATATATGA
- the aspS gene encoding aspartate--tRNA ligase, with product MNIYRTHLCDQLRKEHINQEVTLSGWIYRKRDHGKIIFVDLRDHYGITQLVFNEADNQNFQLITHLRLESVITVKGIVVARDSSTINTAVSTGFIEVVVKHVIIEGEADPLPLNITSTQDYPEEIRLKYRFLDLRRDKVKNNIILRSKIISELRKSMEAMGFIEIQTPILTSSSPEGARDYLVPSRIHHGKFYALPQAPQLFKQILMVSGFDKYFQIAPCFRDEDARSDRSPGEFYQLDIEMSFVSQEDVFNVIEPVLLNVFSKFSNKTIDKEFPRISYHDAMLHYGSDKPDLRNPLIIQDVTEIFRDSQFNIFNSNIKQGMVVRAIPAPNTATNPRSFFDNKIEFAKTLGAQGLGYITFNDDFSAKGPIAKFLDEERLNRIKSICNLQPGDSVFFVSETEDKATELAGEVRTLLGKELNLIEKDTFRFCWIIDFPYFKYDKKEKSINFFHNPFSMPQGGLEALNNQNPLDILAYQYDIVCNGIEISSGAIRNHKLDIMYKAFSIAGYTKEMVDQKFNSLTRAFKFGAPPHGGIAPGIDRMVMLLADATNIREVICFPLNQSGEDLLMSAPSEIDKEHLKLLSLSITKKS from the coding sequence ATGAACATATATAGAACACATCTATGCGATCAGCTAAGGAAAGAACATATAAATCAGGAGGTTACTCTTTCTGGATGGATATACAGAAAGCGTGACCATGGGAAAATTATTTTTGTAGATCTACGCGATCATTATGGAATTACACAATTAGTATTCAATGAAGCTGATAATCAAAATTTTCAATTAATTACTCACTTAAGATTAGAAAGTGTTATTACAGTAAAAGGAATAGTAGTAGCCAGAGACAGCTCTACTATAAATACCGCAGTCAGTACTGGATTTATTGAAGTTGTAGTAAAACATGTCATTATTGAAGGAGAAGCAGACCCTCTACCATTAAACATTACATCAACACAAGATTATCCTGAAGAAATAAGGCTTAAGTATAGGTTCCTGGATTTAAGACGTGATAAAGTAAAAAACAATATTATTTTAAGATCTAAAATCATTTCAGAACTACGGAAAAGCATGGAAGCCATGGGTTTCATTGAAATACAAACTCCTATTTTAACATCATCATCTCCAGAGGGAGCAAGAGACTATTTAGTGCCAAGTCGCATTCATCATGGAAAGTTTTATGCTTTACCTCAAGCTCCACAACTGTTTAAACAGATATTAATGGTTAGTGGATTTGATAAATACTTTCAAATAGCACCTTGTTTCAGGGATGAAGATGCAAGGTCAGACCGCTCACCAGGAGAATTTTATCAATTAGACATTGAAATGTCTTTTGTTAGTCAAGAAGATGTATTTAATGTGATTGAACCAGTATTACTTAATGTATTTAGCAAGTTTTCAAACAAAACTATTGATAAGGAATTTCCAAGAATATCATACCATGATGCAATGTTACATTATGGATCAGATAAACCAGATCTACGAAATCCATTGATAATTCAGGATGTTACTGAAATATTTAGGGATTCTCAATTTAACATATTTAATTCAAATATAAAACAAGGAATGGTAGTACGAGCAATACCAGCACCTAATACAGCAACCAACCCGCGAAGTTTCTTTGATAATAAGATTGAATTTGCAAAAACATTAGGGGCACAAGGACTAGGATATATTACTTTTAATGATGATTTTTCTGCAAAAGGACCTATAGCTAAGTTTCTAGACGAAGAAAGATTAAATAGAATCAAATCTATTTGTAATTTACAACCCGGAGATAGTGTATTTTTCGTATCAGAAACAGAAGATAAAGCTACAGAACTTGCAGGAGAAGTAAGAACTCTATTAGGAAAAGAACTTAATCTAATTGAAAAAGACACCTTTAGATTTTGCTGGATTATTGACTTCCCATATTTTAAATATGATAAAAAGGAAAAGTCTATTAACTTTTTCCACAATCCTTTTTCAATGCCACAAGGAGGGTTAGAAGCTTTAAATAATCAAAATCCTCTAGATATACTTGCATATCAATATGACATAGTTTGCAACGGTATAGAAATCTCAAGCGGTGCTATTCGCAACCATAAACTCGACATCATGTACAAAGCATTTTCTATAGCCGGGTATACCAAAGAAATGGTAGACCAAAAATTTAATTCCCTAACTCGTGCTTTCAAATTTGGTGCACCTCCACATGGAGGGATTGCCCCAGGAATAGACCGTATGGTAATGTTACTAGCAGACGCAACAAACATTAGAGAAGTAATTTGTTTCCCGTTAAATCAATCCGGAGAAGACTTACTCATGAGTGCTCCATCAGAAATAGATAAGGAACATTTAAAATTACTATCACTAAGCATTACAAAGAAGTCTTAA
- a CDS encoding BON domain-containing protein: MRFLVNFLLLIFLIISQSGCSGIMAGLAVTTGAIITLQDKSVGDTIDDTAILIRINKELFKAGLFPQVTVKVSEGRILLIGHVKSLDDQIKAEKVAWQQKDVREVVNEITVDKNAINIKETAVDTMISAQVKARILSQSKVKSMNYSVNTINGTVYLMGIAQDQEELDKVVSIAQKVKKVKQVISYVRLKDSKLRD, encoded by the coding sequence ATGCGTTTTCTAGTAAATTTTTTGTTGCTAATTTTTTTAATTATAAGCCAGTCTGGTTGTTCAGGGATAATGGCTGGGCTTGCTGTTACTACAGGTGCAATTATTACATTACAAGATAAATCAGTTGGTGATACTATAGATGATACAGCAATATTGATTAGAATTAATAAAGAGCTATTTAAGGCAGGGTTATTTCCTCAGGTAACTGTTAAGGTTAGTGAAGGGCGTATATTATTGATAGGACACGTGAAATCATTGGATGATCAAATAAAAGCTGAAAAAGTTGCATGGCAGCAGAAGGATGTAAGAGAAGTGGTGAATGAAATAACTGTAGATAAAAATGCAATTAATATAAAAGAAACAGCTGTTGATACTATGATTAGTGCTCAGGTAAAAGCACGGATCCTTTCTCAAAGTAAAGTTAAGTCTATGAATTATAGTGTTAATACAATAAATGGGACTGTTTATTTAATGGGTATAGCTCAAGATCAGGAGGAGTTGGATAAGGTTGTATCAATAGCGCAAAAAGTCAAAAAAGTAAAACAAGTTATTAGTTATGTAAGATTAAAGGATAGCAAGTTACGTGATTAA
- the gshB gene encoding glutathione synthase — protein MALIVAFQMDKDVVVDKDMSVKFIQEAQNRGHTVFFYSPNQLAVKDNMPIARACLVTIEGQELRFADVQELLLEDVNIIFVRQNPPFDMRYITSTYILERLKRPLVINNPKSLRDHTEKLLPLSFPEFIPDTIVTEDYIMLQDFYNKHKDIVLKPLYSYGGNDVTRMHSNVDIGVIAKLMTEKYGCPIIAQKFIPNVSNDKRIILLDGKPIGVFKRRISFNGINEEIRTNLRMGSVPEVATLSDRDIAICSAIEQELLGKGMVFVGIDVLDGYLIEINVTSPCGILQINELYGVSLEKKCWDCFEEKFYEKHNSI, from the coding sequence ATGGCACTAATTGTTGCTTTTCAAATGGATAAAGATGTTGTTGTTGATAAGGATATGTCAGTTAAATTTATACAAGAAGCGCAAAATAGGGGGCATACTGTATTCTTTTATTCTCCTAATCAATTAGCAGTAAAAGATAACATGCCAATTGCCAGAGCATGCTTGGTAACTATAGAAGGTCAAGAACTACGATTTGCTGATGTACAAGAATTGTTGCTTGAAGATGTTAATATAATTTTTGTGCGTCAAAACCCACCATTTGACATGCGTTATATTACAAGTACATATATTTTAGAAAGATTAAAAAGACCACTTGTGATAAATAACCCTAAAAGTCTTAGAGATCATACAGAAAAATTATTACCACTTTCATTCCCTGAATTTATACCAGATACTATAGTTACTGAAGATTATATTATGTTGCAGGATTTCTATAATAAACATAAGGATATAGTGTTAAAGCCTTTATATAGTTATGGTGGAAATGATGTTACTAGAATGCATAGTAATGTTGATATTGGGGTTATAGCGAAATTAATGACAGAAAAATATGGATGCCCTATAATTGCTCAAAAATTTATACCAAATGTCAGTAACGATAAGAGAATTATTCTTTTGGATGGTAAGCCTATAGGAGTTTTTAAACGTAGAATATCATTTAATGGAATTAATGAAGAAATAAGAACTAATTTGCGAATGGGATCAGTTCCAGAAGTTGCAACATTGTCAGATCGAGATATAGCTATATGTTCAGCTATAGAACAAGAGTTGTTGGGCAAAGGAATGGTATTTGTTGGAATTGATGTGTTAGATGGGTATTTGATAGAAATAAATGTTACTTCTCCATGTGGTATTTTACAAATTAATGAGTTGTATGGTGTGTCTTTAGAAAAAAAATGTTGGGATTGTTTTGAAGAGAAGTTTTATGAAAAACATAATAGTATATAG
- a CDS encoding cell division protein FtsQ/DivIB, translated as MSEISNLKDIVNYQSLSNVNSISSLNILKSTRVFFIRKNFIFLVIIILSMFFTYFFKGKIINGLQNCAVVLSNQLVNYGFAVERVVIDGNKFVTSDYIEKFIDIDKSILFISLSELQKKIKSNNKWIKDVSVKRLLPNVLQIKVLEYLPFANWYHNYGSSIIDDTGHVIVDSEEEEDDLISIYGNEALKDLHFIKKLLNENSVLSNMISSMSYVDGGRWDIVLSSGVNIKLPKENPHNAWNSLLSIYEASNEFLIWKSVDMRIPSQINIIE; from the coding sequence ATGAGTGAAATTAGTAATCTTAAAGATATAGTTAATTATCAGTCTTTAAGCAATGTTAATAGTATCAGTAGCCTTAATATTCTTAAGTCGACCAGGGTTTTTTTTATACGTAAGAATTTTATTTTCTTAGTGATCATTATTCTTAGTATGTTCTTTACTTATTTTTTTAAAGGAAAAATAATTAATGGGTTACAAAATTGTGCTGTGGTTCTATCGAATCAGTTAGTTAATTATGGGTTTGCTGTTGAAAGGGTAGTTATTGATGGAAATAAATTTGTTACTTCAGACTATATAGAAAAATTCATTGATATTGATAAATCTATTTTATTTATATCTTTAAGTGAATTGCAGAAGAAGATAAAGAGTAATAATAAATGGATTAAAGATGTTTCAGTGAAACGATTATTACCTAATGTTTTACAGATAAAAGTTCTAGAATATTTGCCTTTTGCGAATTGGTATCATAATTATGGTAGTTCAATTATTGATGATACAGGACATGTTATTGTTGATAGTGAAGAAGAAGAAGATGATTTAATATCAATATATGGTAATGAAGCGTTGAAAGATTTACATTTCATAAAAAAACTACTTAATGAGAATAGTGTTCTCAGTAATATGATTTCTTCTATGTCTTATGTTGATGGTGGTCGTTGGGATATTGTTTTATCTAGCGGAGTAAACATTAAGTTACCTAAGGAAAATCCTCATAATGCTTGGAATAGTTTACTGAGTATATATGAAGCTTCTAATGAATTTTTAATTTGGAAGAGTGTGGATATGCGTATCCCTAGTCAAATTAATATAATAGAATAA
- a CDS encoding sigma-54-dependent transcriptional regulator has product MAQNFEMSKERLYISEVLVVDDEVDIRNLIKDILSDDNYVTKLAVDGLSAIKMAYEKEPDVVLLDIWLKGSDIDGLSVLEKLKERYPYLPVIMISGHGNIATAVKSLHMGAYDYIEKPFTEGRLKLVVKRAIESGRLRRENDELKSTFEDYEIVGNSPVIKNLRSMINKAATTSSRILITGSPGVGKEVVARLIHKKSKGYDTPFISMYSSMLPANNYLVNIFGSEESSNILSHRVPPHIGIIEQANHGTLFIDEVTDLRYDTQLRLLRLLQEGKIYRENSKIPVSVDVRIIVSSSKDIENEVRAGKFCEDLYYRLNVLPIRVPSLVEYCTDIPELCRYFMSSICKKIGLCTHILSDEALIAMQSYEWPGNLRQLRNVIEWILIMKSPKEIITAKDLPVDIVSNSPINDVLSAKVISVPLRQAREEFERQYLKTQLSRFGGNVSKTAEFVGMERSALHRKLKVLGLCSISE; this is encoded by the coding sequence ATGGCACAGAATTTTGAAATGTCCAAAGAAAGATTGTATATTTCTGAAGTATTGGTTGTTGATGATGAAGTTGATATTAGGAATTTAATAAAGGATATATTAAGTGATGATAATTATGTCACAAAATTAGCAGTTGATGGGTTGTCTGCTATTAAGATGGCTTATGAGAAAGAACCAGATGTTGTTTTACTAGATATATGGTTAAAAGGATCAGATATTGATGGGTTAAGTGTTTTAGAGAAACTAAAGGAAAGGTATCCATATTTACCTGTGATTATGATTAGTGGACATGGTAATATTGCTACTGCTGTGAAGTCTTTGCACATGGGAGCTTATGATTATATAGAGAAACCTTTTACAGAAGGTAGATTAAAGTTAGTAGTTAAGAGAGCGATAGAATCTGGTAGATTGCGTAGAGAAAATGACGAATTAAAATCAACATTTGAAGATTACGAAATAGTTGGCAACTCTCCTGTAATAAAAAATCTAAGGAGTATGATTAATAAAGCTGCTACAACGTCCAGTCGCATTTTAATCACTGGATCGCCTGGCGTAGGAAAAGAAGTAGTTGCTAGATTAATACATAAAAAATCAAAAGGATATGATACACCGTTTATATCGATGTATTCATCTATGTTGCCTGCAAATAATTACTTAGTTAATATATTTGGTAGTGAGGAAAGCAGTAACATTTTGTCTCATAGGGTACCACCTCATATTGGCATAATAGAACAAGCAAATCATGGAACACTCTTTATAGATGAGGTTACAGATTTAAGATATGATACTCAGTTACGATTACTTAGGTTATTGCAAGAAGGAAAAATATACAGAGAGAATAGCAAAATTCCTGTAAGTGTAGATGTGAGGATTATTGTTTCATCTTCAAAAGATATAGAAAATGAAGTAAGAGCTGGGAAGTTTTGTGAGGATTTATATTATAGATTGAATGTTCTTCCAATTAGAGTACCGTCTCTAGTAGAGTATTGTACTGATATTCCAGAGCTGTGTAGATATTTTATGAGTAGCATATGTAAGAAAATAGGATTGTGTACACATATATTGAGTGATGAAGCTTTAATAGCGATGCAATCTTATGAATGGCCAGGTAACTTACGTCAATTACGTAATGTTATAGAGTGGATATTAATTATGAAATCTCCTAAAGAAATTATTACTGCAAAAGATTTGCCGGTAGATATAGTATCGAATTCTCCTATCAATGATGTTCTGAGTGCTAAAGTCATATCTGTTCCTCTTCGCCAAGCACGTGAGGAGTTTGAAAGACAGTATTTGAAAACTCAGTTGTCACGTTTTGGAGGTAATGTGTCAAAAACTGCTGAATTTGTTGGTATGGAGCGTTCCGCACTTCATCGCAAATTGAAAGTTTTAGGATTGTGTAGTATATCTGAGTAA